A stretch of DNA from Nitrosophilus labii:
TTGTTTCATTTTCAGCATAAATTTTTTCATTTCCTTTAGCTCTTGCTTTAATTTTTCATTTTCACGGATTAAACTATCAACATTTTTTTTAGCGATTTTTAGATCGACAGCTGCTTCTCCAACCCATCTTGTTTTTGCAGTATTATCTTCATTTACTATCTCAAATTTACCTATATCTTTTTTAGGTTTGCTCTCTTCATCACCCACCATCATTAACAGCATTAGCAAAATTGCAAAAAGCCCTATAAATATAAGAATTTTATTCGTGGCTTGATGCTTTTCAGCGTTTGCAGGATCTTTGTCGTTGCTAAATAGTTTTAGAAAAAAATTTTCTTTCCCGCTCATTTTTCAGCCTTTACTATAATTACAACTTGAGCTTTTTGAAACGGAAGCAACAAATTTGCTTCATTGCCATAGTAAACCGTAACAGCTTTAGGTTTACCGGGAGAGAATTTTGCAATTTTTTTTGCATCTATTGTCATTGGTTTTTTTGTTGTATTGATTACATCAATCAGATAAGCGTTGTATAAAACACCTTTATAAACAGCCTTTACAATATATCTTTTTCCCTCCTCTTTACCTATTTGTTCATTTAATGGTTTCAACTGGTAGCCAAGAGGGGTATTGCCTTTTAATATTTGGGTTGTTATTTTGGCCAACACTGTAACATAGTCATCTTCCGTTTCATACTTTAAGATCTCTTTTGCCTTTTTGGTAAAATCGTTAACTATTATTGTTTGGGCTTTTATATTTTTAGGTATAAGAGCAAAAGTGTATGTTTTGTTTTCCGTTACAAAAAAAACTTCAGCAGGCTTTGCTTTGGTATAGATTATTTCAGGTTCTCCGACAGGTTTCATTTTGTTTTTGCCAATTTGTTCAAGCTTCTCTTTTTTAATTGGGATATATTTTATAAAAGCCTGATTACCGTTTATTTTTATATCTACACCCTTTTCCTTTGAATATGCAACATCAAGTATTTTAGAAGGGAGTACTATTCTATTTACAGATCTGTTTGAAACCTTGACGGTTACGGTTTCAGAGGTAGGATTATCGATAATTGTAACAGCAAGCATTTGTGTTATCGCAAATACCACCATTAACATCATTTTCTTCATTTTTTATCCTTTACAACTTTAATATCTATTATCCAAAAGCGTCCTTCTTTAATCTTATAATTTATATGAACTATTGCAGGAGTATTATTTACTACTTTATCTGAGATAATATCCTTTATAATCCCAGAAACCTTTATAACGCCCTTCTCCTTTACATCTACCATTGAAGGGAAAAAGACCCGGCTTATACCATTGTCAGTAATA
This window harbors:
- a CDS encoding TraK domain-containing protein produces the protein MKKMMLMVVFAITQMLAVTIIDNPTSETVTVKVSNRSVNRIVLPSKILDVAYSKEKGVDIKINGNQAFIKYIPIKKEKLEQIGKNKMKPVGEPEIIYTKAKPAEVFFVTENKTYTFALIPKNIKAQTIIVNDFTKKAKEILKYETEDDYVTVLAKITTQILKGNTPLGYQLKPLNEQIGKEEGKRYIVKAVYKGVLYNAYLIDVINTTKKPMTIDAKKIAKFSPGKPKAVTVYYGNEANLLLPFQKAQVVIIVKAEK